The Prevotella herbatica genome contains the following window.
GATGCTGCTGCACAATACTCTCATACAGATTGCGATATTTCACGTCTGCCGTTGTGAGCATGTATTTCAGAAATGCCGTCTGACGCTTTGAAATACTGTCATACTCGTCGATGTTTACCAGCAGAAACCTCGTCAAAGCCTTCACTGCGTCGTTGCGCTTTGCAAAGTCCACTCTGTCGGTGTAATACACCAGTAGTTCCTCTGGCAGAATCATTCTGCAGAATGTCGACTTGCCGTCACCCTGAGCACCTACAAGCATGGGCACCATTGAGTTGCCGTGCATCACGTTACGCCCCATCCACTGGCTCACCATACCACGGAACCACAGATGAAAATACTGCGCCCAGTCCCTGAAATCCGTCTGCACCCTGCTCGCAAAGCGTTCTATGCGCTCTTCGCCGTCCCATTCAGGCAATGCCGAGATATACTCCGTTATCGGGTCGAAACTTTCAACAAACGTTGATTCAACAAACCGCTTGATGTCCTTGTCCCATGCGTCTATGCCTTCAGCTTTTGCGTTGATTGTCATCGTGTTGTAGACTTCCTTTGTAAGCGGATGCCACGAGAATATGTAACTATCTTTGGTATGGTATTCACAGTCGCCGGTGATGATGTTTCTGCGAAACGCATAGCGTACAAAGAGAAATTGGCGAAGCCGTGCCTGATCAATTGTTGGTTTCGGTACTACACAGCTTGAAGGGGGAATGTTCACGTCGTAAACATTGCGGAAGCAGTTGCGCACGATAATCTCAATGTTCTTTGCAAACGCATACCTCAATGTCCTGCTCACGGCAAACTCCTCTTCCAGTCCGTTGCGCTGACAATCTTTGGCAAGTATTGTCAACATCTCGTCTGTGTCCTCATAGCCGCCGTTTTCAACCACATTGCGATAGCACATCAGATATTTGATCATCGACATCTGATGCTTGTCAAAATCGGGCAGCATGTCGTTATGTGCCACAATGGGATACCTGATGATGCTGCGCTGTAGCTTGTCTGTCTGCGCCACATCACTCAAGGGCTTACTCACGACCATTTTCACCGCATTTGGATTGTAGAATATGCTTTCGTCGCACGACATACAGCAGCCGTTTTCCACTCCAGGACATACTGCTTCGCACTGCGTACCGAGTTCTGCCTCATAAAACTTAGCCGCCATGATGTGTGCCGTCTGATGAAACATTGCGATGTCCTTGTCGTCTGTCGGCAGACTACCATCTGGCAACGCAAAAGGCACGACTATCTTCAATGTCTTGGCAGACGAACCCACGAAGCAGAGCAGTGTCTGCGGAAGTGCCGAAGCCAGAAACTTGTAGTTGGCTGTCCAACCGCCTTCTGCACGAAAAGAGAGCATCACAAGTCCGGTATAGCCCTTACCCATAGAGAAATATACGTGTGGAAGTCGTTCTGTCTCCTCAAATTTCGTGTTTTCAAGGTTGATAGAAGCGCCAAGTTTGTATTTCAAGCTGTCACGGAGCTTCTGGAACTTGCAATTTTTCACTTGATTGCAGAATTCATCAAGACTGATAAGCTTTTGTTTCTTCTCTCCTCTTGATTTATACACATATTTGATATTCATTGTTGTAGAAATTTAAATTATAAATTATCATTTGCGTTTTACGAAGCATTGCAGTGCGTTTTACGATGTTTCGCCTTGCGTTTGTCGATGTTTTACCTTGCGTTTTCAATCATATTGCAGTGCATTACTTCGTAAAACGCAGAAATTTACGTAGCTTGAACGTAGCTTATCGTAGCTAAATTCAATCTTTTTTCGTTGCAAACCACTGACTGATAATCAGATAAGTCAATGACGTAGCTTCGTAGCTATTTTGTTTGCAAACCTCATGGCATGCCCCCAGAATCCAGTTCCCTGAGTATGCGCCTTACCCTAGAGGGTTTGATGTAGTACTCGTATTTACACTGGTTGCATACCTGTCGATAAGTTCCCGACTTCATGCGTTCTAACTTCTGTTTAGGAAGTTCACGCCCGCATTTCTGGCATCTGATTGTTTCGGGGAGTGTTCCCCGATTGATAAATTTGACATAATCGTTGTTTTAAAAGTTTATATTTAGAACGGCTCTACATCCTCATCATCCTCAAACGGAAGCTCCTGCACGATCGGCGTTGCATTAATCCAGTTGTCGTAATCATACTGCAATGGCGTGTAGATGATGTCGTTCTTTTCATCGTACGTCTCCGTGCAACCGATGAACCTACCCGTCTTGCGGTCGAACTTTAACGCACACTTGCCAGTCTGACCTAAATGCCGAAACCTTATCTTCAGCACGTTTACGAAAGTGAGATCACGCTCCTTGTCACGATTCAGAATGATTCCGTAATCGCACTTGTTGTAGAAGTCTGCCGAACCGGCTATGTCGTACAGACTCGCTGCCCTCTCCGTCTTTCCGAAGTCATCAGGCTTCTTCGGATGCGCCACCACAATCACGAATACATTCTGCTGATGAGCGAACGCCACTATCTTCTTCAGCACGTCACTGATTTTCTGCGTGTCGTTTGCACCCGCTATCATCGGCAAGTCAACATAGTTGAAAGGGTCCAGCGCAAACACACTGATGCCGTAACGCTGCTTCAGTTGCAACGCCACATGAAGGATGTCGTCGATTGCTGCACCGCCCTCACCGTCGATGTGATAGATGTTATCACCCAACCAGTTTATGGCGTTCTGCATCATCTGCTTAGGCATCTTGTCCTTGTGGAACTTCGTTGCCGTGAGTATCTCGGCAAGCTCCATGTAGTGCAGTTCCGTAGGGTACTTCTCAGGCGTGAATATCGCCGTCTTCCAACCGTACTGACGAGCCAGACTGAGAATGATGAAGTCCTCAAACGAACTCTTACCCGTTCCTGGATATCCGCTTATCACCATGATTCTGCCAAGTTCAAAACGCACAAGATGATCAAAACCCTTCACGCCGATTGTCAGACCAGGTTTCAAACCCTCCTGATAAATCACGTCGAGTCGCCCACTGATGTCGTTCAGTGTCACCGCTCCCGCAATCGGGCAGTCTGTAGCTGCCTTGATGCACTCGCCGATACAAGCCTAGCCATGCTTCATCATCACGTCGTTAGCATCCTTGCAGTCTTCGGGCCACTCCACCTGCTTACATCTAGCTTCGCCAAAATAGGCTGCAATGTTTGCCCTGCATTTCAAGCCTTCCTCATCGTTGTCGCCAGCGATATACACCGTCTTGATGTCGGCAAGATGACTGTATTTAAACCGCTCAAAGCTGCGTTTGAAATCTGTGCCTGCACCGTTTGGAACGCTCACCGTGTTGGGATATCCAGCCTCTATCATCGCCTCTGCATCAAAGAGTCCTTCAGTGATAATCATCTCGTCACAGCCAAGAATGTTGTCGATGCCGTAAGGAATCAGCTCACAGTCTGCCTCAAAGCTGAACTGCTTGTCGGTGGTCTTATACTGGATGTTTATAACCTGCGAGCCCTCGTAAAAGGCGAAAGCCAAGCAGTCTCGCTCTATGCCACCGAACTTGCGCTTTGCCATGTAGATGCCGTGAGAGAGGCACGCTTGTGGGTCCAGTCCACGACGCAGCACATAGTCAATCATTGTTGCGTTGTAATTGCTTTGCAGTCCTTGCAAAGACGGTCGCTTATAAGTCTTTTTCTTGGCAAAGCTGCGAGTGTGCTGCTGCCATTTCTGGGCACGTTCCTTCAGCAGAAACTTCGTTCCGCATTTGAAACACTGACCGAAACCAGTATCCAGATTAATACTCATACAGGCAGCGTTGCCATGCTGCTTATAGTCTCTGCAATGCGGACATGTAGACCTTACCTGTCCGCTTTCTCTGCTTCCCTTGATTTCAAGGTCAGAGATTGATATTCTTTCGTATTGTTCGCTCATAGTATCAATAATTTATCAGGCATTCCCATTCGTTTACGTGCCATCATTTCCATTTCAAAGTTCCACTGGTCAGGAGCAACCCATTCGTTACGGATGCAGCTCCAACGACGATACACGTGATCCTGAGGCGGTGCAGACATGGGAACGGACTCCTTCTGTCGGGCATAGCGCACTCCATTAACAACAGTCTCATACTCGCTTGGTCCGGAAGTGCGATTATCAGGGGGACACAGCAACGCTTTTCGCTTTGCCTTTTCACGGTGGCGCTTCAGCAGTTCATTAAATTCATTTCGTGTCTTGCGCCCAGCTATCAACAGATTGCGAAGATATTTCTTTGCGTCACGAGGCTTATAGCCCGATTCATCGTTGCATCCGCTCATAATCAGACGTTTATCAAACCATTCAATGACCTGCTGGCGTATGCCGTTATCAGAAAACAGTTTGATACCAGTCTCTCCCTCCAAGGTTCTCAACCAGTTATCGTCATCAAAAATTAAATTCATCTTCGCCAGAAAATCTGATGATGCTTCTGCCTTTACTACAGCGATAGCAGTAGTTTCTGTATTTATATCTTTATCTCTATTTCTATCTTTATGTTCTATATAGTGGGGGTGCTGATTTTCAGCGAGTTGCGGCGTTATTTTTGCAACTTTTTTTGAAAATGTTGCAACTTTGTTGGAACTTTTTTGATTTTTCTTGCAACTTTCCTTGACTTTCTTTGTGCTTTTCCACCCTCCAACACACTCCTTAATCTCTTCATCAGAAGGGTGTTCTGGCAAGCCGAGAGTAGTACGCAGATAAGGACTATAAAAAATATCGGTGTCTTTTGGACTGCAAAACAATCCGTAATTATTGATTATCTCAAGCAAGAACTTTTTATTCTTTCCCATTGCTCTGGCAAGACTAGGAATGCTGATATAACTTCCCAATCCGTTCCTGCGGTCAACAAGATACTCAAAGATAAACATGATTGCTCCACGTCCTTCAAGACGGTGATTGATGTCTAATTTCTGCATTTCCTCGCTATTAAGGAAATTTGATGATAATATATAAAATTGCATGATGTATTCTTGTTTAATGGGTGTTTATTTGTAGATATTGGTGTCTGTTTGCGTGTCGGTCGGTGTGGCTCACGTGCAGCCAATGGGCTGTGGGTGAAGACTCCACGATCATCTGGTCATAGTCGGCGTAAGTTTTAAACAACGGCACGAGTTGAGCCAGTTGTATTTTCCAGCAATCAGCATCCAGACGTAGGTCAACGGCTTCGCCTCTTATGTGCTGACTGGTTCTCTTTCCGCCTACCTGTGCATTATATTTACGGCTGCGATACCACGAGTTAACGATAAGCGGACGGTTAATGCGGTTTCTCACTGGTTCCAGACACGTCTCAGCAAGTCTGCGGGCATTATTGATGATGTTCGTATCAATTCCCTCACTACATGTTTTCACTACTTCGCCAACAATAAAATGTGGCGAAATTCTTTTTTTCAAATTAAGATTCATTTTGATGAATTTATAGGGGTAATAAAGTTTACATTATATAAGTGGTTATAATTGTGCCCCTATCCATAAAGGATAGGGGCAACACTAAACACATCCTACATAGTAAACCAGCTAAATAATCAGTTTTATACTGGCTAATAAAAAATCTAATTAAATCCATTGAATGAAAACTTTATTATCTTTTTGTTGTGTATTTTTTTATACATGCAAAGTTAGCTATATGCGTAGTTTCATACAATGTTCGCCGTAATTATTTGAAAATCGTCTAAAAATAGAAATGCGCAATACATTGAATATCAATGTATTGCGCATCAAGTGTTAATGAAGTTTTAACGTTTACGGCGAACATAGGCGACGTAGGGCGACGTAAAAACTGTCTTTTTCAAGTGTTATGCGTCACTATCTGACAATGAGAACACTCTTTTTATAGCTTTTAATAATGATTTTTGAATCGGTAGATGTCCATTATAGAAAAAGTTGTTCACGATGATCATAGCTAAAGCGCATCTTTCATTCACATCAGTTTGAAGCCTCTTAATCTGCATTGTCGTGAGATTTGATTTATAAAATCTCAGAAAGTCTCTCAAAAATCTCGCACGGATATTAATTCTGTATTTCTTACCGTCGTAGATTACCGACAATTTACCAAGATACGCAAAGCTTTCAATTTCAGATTTCACCTCTTCCATGTTTCTTCCATGAGGTAACATTTTATTCCATATATAGTTGAAAATGTATCCATACTCATCGTATTCATTATTAATACTTATTTCTTCATCGCAAAGGGTTGCGTCGAATACATTTTTTAATTCTACTTTCATGTGATTATAGTTTGAAGTTTTTGTTTTATTTGTTTACCAAATCAAAAACTGGTATCAGGCTTGTGTTCATGTAAAAGGACATAGATTATTGGTAAATCATGGACTCACCCCGTCTAATTGCATAGTGTTCCGACACGACATTTCGTCATGGCATGAGACTGCATACATCGCCACATCAAACTTATAGAGTCGTTCAGACATGAGGCGGGCATACTGGTTCCCATTCAGATTTTTTACATCTGTATCACAAAGGTATAAAAACATATTTAAATGGCAAAATATTAAACAATAAATTTCAATATTTATAAGCATAAATATTTATACAGTGTCAAATAAGAACATTTATTGGACCTATGTGAATATATAAGTGACAATTTATATATATTGACATATATATATAAATAAATATTATATACATTAAGTAAGGTGTACATCATAATTCATTGCTATGTATATAATCAAAAACTAGCGGTATTCACTAAAACAAATAAAAGATGAATATGATCGTAAATAACAGTTGAAAAAGGGGCCACAATTTTAGTTAATACTTGCAATTATCAGCAACACCATTATTTACGTGTACACATAACATTGCCCCTATGCTAATGGTTGTTTGGCATAACTTTGTTGCGAAAAAGCCAACATTTGTTTGCTTTTTCTGATTTTGTAGTTAATGTAGTTATTAGGGTTTCGTCTGCGATCATCAGCGTGATCTGCGAGATACTTATTTGGGTTCTTGCAGATTGATTGAGTAAGCTTGTGTGAATATTCTCTCGCAGATAGCGCCGAGGTCGCAGAGG
Protein-coding sequences here:
- a CDS encoding VapE domain-containing protein produces the protein MNIKYVYKSRGEKKQKLISLDEFCNQVKNCKFQKLRDSLKYKLGASINLENTKFEETERLPHVYFSMGKGYTGLVMLSFRAEGGWTANYKFLASALPQTLLCFVGSSAKTLKIVVPFALPDGSLPTDDKDIAMFHQTAHIMAAKFYEAELGTQCEAVCPGVENGCCMSCDESIFYNPNAVKMVVSKPLSDVAQTDKLQRSIIRYPIVAHNDMLPDFDKHQMSMIKYLMCYRNVVENGGYEDTDEMLTILAKDCQRNGLEEEFAVSRTLRYAFAKNIEIIVRNCFRNVYDVNIPPSSCVVPKPTIDQARLRQFLFVRYAFRRNIITGDCEYHTKDSYIFSWHPLTKEVYNTMTINAKAEGIDAWDKDIKRFVESTFVESFDPITEYISALPEWDGEERIERFASRVQTDFRDWAQYFHLWFRGMVSQWMGRNVMHGNSMVPMLVGAQGDGKSTFCRMILPEELLVYYTDRVDFAKRNDAVKALTRFLLVNIDEYDSISKRQTAFLKYMLTTADVKYRNLYESIVQQHQRYAAFVATTNNPQPLNDSTGSRRYMCVQVNDRIDTSATVDYAQMYAQAVAEIRAGMKTYFDNEDEQVIQISNGVFQQYDCIDEIFSDMFHRPLKTDVAIRMTVTEIVARMKEKYRNIELNKSNIMRVGHILRNGKYKFIRNKRLEYFLAENVAKP
- a CDS encoding D-Ala-D-Ala carboxypeptidase family metallohydrolase; translation: MNLNLKKRISPHFIVGEVVKTCSEGIDTNIINNARRLAETCLEPVRNRINRPLIVNSWYRSRKYNAQVGGKRTSQHIRGEAVDLRLDADCWKIQLAQLVPLFKTYADYDQMIVESSPTAHWLHVSHTDRHANRHQYLQINTH
- a CDS encoding DnaB-like helicase C-terminal domain-containing protein — protein: MTLNDISGRLDVIYQEGLKPGLTIGVKGFDHLVRFELGRIMVISGYPGTGKSSFEDFIILSLARQYGWKTAIFTPEKYPTELHYMELAEILTATKFHKDKMPKQMMQNAINWLGDNIYHIDGEGGAAIDDILHVALQLKQRYGISVFALDPFNYVDLPMIAGANDTQKISDVLKKIVAFAHQQNVFVIVVAHPKKPDDFGKTERAASLYDIAGSADFYNKCDYGIILNRDKERDLTFVNVLKIRFRHLGQTGKCALKFDRKTGRFIGCTETYDEKNDIIYTPLQYDYDNWINATPIVQELPFEDDEDVEPF
- a CDS encoding toprim domain-containing protein, whose translation is MSEQYERISISDLEIKGSRESGQVRSTCPHCRDYKQHGNAACMSINLDTGFGQCFKCGTKFLLKERAQKWQQHTRSFAKKKTYKRPSLQGLQSNYNATMIDYVLRRGLDPQACLSHGIYMAKRKFGGIERDCLAFAFYEGSQVINIQYKTTDKQFSFEADCELIPYGIDNILGCDEMIITEGLFDAEAMIEAGYPNTVSVPNGAGTDFKRSFERFKYSHLADIKTVYIAGDNDEEGLKCRANIAAYFGEARCKQVEWPEDCKDANDVMMKHG